In Chromobacterium rhizoryzae, one genomic interval encodes:
- a CDS encoding ion channel has protein sequence MTSPGNKPARRVEVGGRSVYLHSVPRHSLQDLYHFCMTISWPRFYLFIAAAFIALNLLFAGLYQARAGGIANQYPPGFLGAFFFSVETLATVGYGDMHPQSLYAHWVSMLEIFIGMMSIALITGVTFARFSRPRARIVFTHSPVVRLLDGKPALMLRAANARNNVIIDASARLRLLQHEVSAEGVSFRKLHDLELVRDQHPMFVLGWTLVHKLEEGSPLYGRDAESLAAARAQLILSINGIDETTIQPMVARHTFSHQDIRWNHAFADLIYTDAEENDHIDYRRLQEVSPLPRDSSRREEG, from the coding sequence ATGACTTCCCCCGGTAACAAGCCGGCTCGGCGCGTAGAAGTAGGGGGCCGCAGCGTCTACCTTCACAGCGTCCCTCGCCACTCGCTGCAAGACCTCTACCATTTCTGCATGACCATCAGCTGGCCGCGCTTCTATCTATTCATCGCCGCCGCCTTCATCGCGCTGAATCTATTGTTCGCCGGGCTCTACCAGGCGCGGGCCGGCGGCATCGCCAATCAATATCCGCCGGGCTTCCTCGGCGCCTTCTTCTTCAGCGTGGAAACGCTGGCCACCGTCGGCTACGGCGATATGCATCCGCAAAGCCTGTACGCCCATTGGGTCTCTATGCTGGAAATCTTCATCGGCATGATGAGCATCGCGCTGATCACCGGCGTCACCTTCGCCCGCTTTTCGCGGCCCAGGGCGCGCATCGTGTTTACCCATAGTCCGGTGGTGCGCTTGCTGGACGGCAAGCCCGCGTTGATGCTGCGCGCGGCCAATGCCAGAAATAATGTGATCATCGACGCCAGCGCCCGCTTGCGCCTGTTGCAGCATGAGGTCAGCGCCGAGGGCGTGAGCTTCCGCAAGCTTCACGATTTGGAACTGGTGCGCGACCAGCACCCTATGTTCGTGCTCGGCTGGACGCTGGTGCACAAGCTGGAGGAGGGCAGTCCCTTATATGGTCGCGACGCCGAATCGTTGGCGGCTGCGCGCGCGCAACTGATTCTGTCCATCAACGGCATCGATGAAACCACCATTCAGCCCATGGTGGCGCGTCACACCTTTTCGCACCAGGACATTCGCTGGAATCACGCTTTTGCCGACCTGATCTATACCGACGCGGAAGAAAACGACCATATCGACTATCGGCGATTGCAGGAAGTCAGCCCGCTGCCAAGGGATTCCAGCCGGCGCGAAGAGGGTTGA